In Pirellulales bacterium, the sequence CGCTCACCACGCCGCTGCCAGAAAGAATGAACACTTCGTGTTCGTAATCGTGGCTATGTCGAGGCGTGTAACCGCCGGGCGCAACTTCAAACTCGCGCATTGCGAACGTAGGTGTGCCGTCCGATTCGCTCAATAGCCAGCGCACCGAGCACGCATGCGCCCCAGGCATTTCGACCGGTTTGGAAAGAACCGCTTCAGATGCGTTCACTTTCATGGTTTCCTCGATGATTTTATTCGTTTGCCGCGGTAGTGGTCGAGCAGGATGGCCGCCAACGACACGGCCACCAAAAGGGCCACCTCCACGCCCAATATTATCATCCCGTAGCGATCCAGAAAACTCATCAAAGGATGCTGCGGTGCATCGTTGGTGGCCAAATTCAAGC encodes:
- a CDS encoding cupin domain-containing protein is translated as MNASEAVLSKPVEMPGAHACSVRWLLSESDGTPTFAMREFEVAPGGYTPRHSHDYEHEVFILSGSGVVSEGDKQHKLTAGDVVFVQPNEVHQFRNTGSQPMRFLCLIPNSATGKTVTVAPECGTQ